The DNA sequence CAAGAGGAGAAGGGGAGACCATAATATAATTGGCAAATGGGCCGTGGCAGAATTCCTTGTCCAGCGTGGTGGCAATGTCACAATTTATGCAGTCATAAGTAATCATGGGGTTCTCCACCGACATACCACCTTAGGACTATATACCACCAAACATCTCACATTTCTGGGTGATCGtcatgatgttttgtttgggtgtaAGCAGCAGGAGCTGCTTTGTAGTTTGGGACAATGTCAGTTGCTCACTGCAGTTTTCTGATATGGTTCAATATCAATTGGAGATTTGTTTACCTTCCACCATACTGCCCTTTCTTCAGCCCAGTAGAAGAGTTTTTCTTAACATGGTCATGGATGGTCATATGACCAAAAACACTACATCAAGGAAAATCTCCTACAGACCATGAAATTGGCCTGTGGTGACATAGGTGTAGAGTCTTGCCAAGGCTAGATCTGGCACACCAGAGGGTTTTCTCCCTGTCTAGGGAGAAGATTGCCTGTGATGATGTCCTCTGACCAGACCCAGAACAAAGATGTGATGCTAAGGTTGAATGAATCACTTGTTGATTTTTGCAGCTTCATTTCCAGTGTACTGTAATGtccttttcatttacatttccagTGTACTGTAATGTCCTTTTCATTTACAGGGTACtgtaatgtgttttcatttgcatttatattttgtcTTTGGCCTTTGTTGTGAATATTGTGTTAGATTTTGAAATAGTGTTTTAAACACTACATTCATTTActatattaaacaataaatgtcaTGATTAGCTCCTCCAAGTTTCCGTGTTcattgttttccctgtcttgtttttagttccgttccgtagtttcgttttctccgtccctcgtttagttgattgtatttaaaccctgccttgttcccttaattttggctgttcattgactccgtgcgtgcatgtatattttaatcattgtgtttgttttgtactccgtgccttttgTTTTAGCCTGTTTCCCGTTTGTCTTCATGTGTTTGTTAATTATGTATCTCcgtactctctgtgttggtaatatgactaTGGACTGTTATATCGACTCTGATTTTGGGTTTGCCCACAGTGactctcgctcttctccgcacaggCGTCCGCTGCCTTACGGCTCAACGATACAATAAACACttgttttctgaatgtttatgtgtaatTAACGTTCAGCAGTGTTACAATATGTTAATACTGAAAATCCTCATGGTGGCCACAAGGTGGTAGTATCTCCATATAGACCGACCATTCAAAACGAAAGACGTGCAACTGTTCTAGGATCAGATTCTCCCACAGCGAACCTCTGAAGGAGAAGCAGAATATCTTAAGACCAGCCCTAAAACAGCGGCCTGCTGTTCTGCCGTATAAGAGTCATCAGCCTAGTCCCTTAGATCATGCAAGCTCCGAGGAAAAAGATCCGACAACATTCTACCTTGATATACTACCATGGACCCTCTAATTATACTAGGGGATACTTATTTAGCCCACATGAGCTTTACatgtacacagaaaaacagtgCTTTGATGACAGTACAGTTTGAGTACAATGCGAGCGAGCGAAGCTAGGTGCAGGTCGTTTGGTCCATAATACGTAAGGGGGTTTTCAACGTGTGCGTGTGAAGACTGTTTTGCTACATTCTACTGTCTtagtggaataaaaaaaaatcccataatAACGACACATGAAAAAGCAATTCATTTTCACAACTTTCGTTCCTTACAATGCACTCAATATTGCAGCACTCACAAGTTATCACGTACCACACTCGCAACCACGGCCGATGCCTAATCGAACTTTTAATATAAGTGTCAGGCTCATTTGACTCTACTGATTTCTAAACTGATTTTAACATTATtccgtaaaaaaaaaatcattaaatataAAACGTCATGTGATTTCTTGTTGCTGAGCGCTGAGAATTCATGCCTGGCCTGCATGCTTGCATCGCGGGTCCCATTGTGTGATATTGCTCCCTGTTAGGAATTTGACAATTGCGCAATTGTGCAAATTTGACAATTGTAGGCGGTGTCACGAGAAGTAGGCTTATAAATGACTCGCGCGGGTTTAGGTTCGTGACATAAAGTGAATGCATTACGGGAGTCAGTTTACTTTGCCTGGTAAGTGTGAGATAATTAAATGCAATGAAAAGTGACAGTGCATTTTAAGTTTAGAATGGGATAAGTTAGTTTCGTCattgtacttttaaataaaacagcttctttttttttttaacagattgATGCGTCATTGTGAGAAATATGTGGCTCCGTGGGAATCTCGTGGTGATGTTATTACTTGCCTGTTTTGCACAGAATGTCTCCACGAGGGACAAAGACATGCGAgagcagagaaaaggaaagaagcagGTAGGCGATATGGTCACGTATAGTAAAGATGTCTTTAAGGGGACATTCTCTTCCAAAAGCCAAGCCCAGTGCACGTGGATAGCAACTGGAGAAAAAAAGTACACTCTGAAGGTCACCTGCATCCCGGGGCCAGGGAAGACTCGTGAGGGAATTACTTGCGAGTATACGGGCGATCCCACAAGATGCCCTGCCTACGCCACCAACAAGAGAAACTACTGGAAGCAGATTGCTCGCTCccttaaaaagcaaaaagagcTTTGTACAGATAATCGCACCTTAGTACGGGCGGGAATGTGCAAGCGCGCGCAATCGGATGCGCACTTTAAACTTACCGTTCCCATTGCATCGAAGCACATTAAAGCTGTGCAGTCGAAACCCGTACATGCCACAACATCCAGGACTGTTACCATTATTAAGGCCGAAGGTCCAGAGAGCACGCGCACAGCGGACTGCACAGAACACAATGATCACACCAAACGCGCAGAAGAAACGTGTGGAAATGCGTGGGCAAGCCTCTGCACGTTCATATTTACGTTTGTTCAGAGTGGCGactgctgaatgtgtgtgtgctggtggggaCGGGACGTGGACCTTTAAGTATAACGTGTCTCCACTATGTTTAGAGTACGACTTGTCAAATGTACGATATGTGTATCATGAAAGTAATTGTAcgtttttatgtaaatgtaaagaattGTCATAGTTTCAGTACAGTAAAATCCCCAAAGATTTTGTATTTGACCATTTTCATAGAATTCTAAATATTGGATCTTTTaaaattctattctattctgtgaTGATTCTGGTACAAGTGATCTCTTATCCTCTccaaacataaatatatgtacaaatTTCATGGTTCACATTTTGGTGTAATTAATAACTTCAATATCATTTCCACATATAATAgtctatatttaatatataatattgataatatCTATAAATATCTATATTGAATGTGTAACGTcctttaatgtaattattgAGGCATGACAGGGATTCTTAATTAGTTGCATCTGCAACAGAGCACAAATCACTACACATCATTGACTCCTATAAAAATACTCCATCTTCATTTTGACTCCACCCCAATTACTATTTAACTGAGTTACAATAAACAGATACAGTATTATTTTGTGTTAGTGTCCAAGAATTGAATAACcttgactgtgtttgtgtgtgtgtgtgtgtgtgtgtgtgtgtgagagagagagagagagagagagagagagagagagagagagagagagagagagagagaaatggttgAATAGTAATTAAAGACACTTCATACCCTGTTAACACCCATCCCATTTTCTTGTGTGAAGAAACACAGACTTAACCACACAAAAGAAACTGGAGGaaaatggtttgtgtgtgtgtgtgtgtgtgtgtgtgtgtgtgtgtgtgtgtgtgtgtgtgtgcgtgtgcatgtgcgtgtgtgtgcgtgtgtgtgtgtggtgtgtgtgtatgtgtgtatttgtgtgtggggggggtattgTTTGTCAGGTAAATAAAGGAGTGGCTGCTGGGGATCTTCTCTCGTTCACAAAtgaactatgtgtgtgtgtgcggtgtgtgtgtatgtgtgtgtgtgtgtgtgtgtggtgtgtgtgtgtatgtgtgtgtgtgtgtgtgtgtatgtgtgtatgtacgtgcaGTATCTGGTACAAGTCACCTGATTCCTGATTTCTTAtctgtttgcttttgtcttttataCCTCCACCCTTTGCTACACATACTGGGACACTgagtaccacacacacttagcCCCTGTGACTAGAACATTAGTTCTAACCTGCATGTGTCcttaataaaatatttccaaGAAGATAATTCTCTTTCATACATTTGTTTTCCTCAGATGCCGCTGTCACCATAGGGCCTAGGTCTAGGTTTCACTTCAACTGCTGACAACTGGGTTGAGAACTATGTGGAGAATAACAACTTTAACAGTATCCTGttaatttttcactttgtgATTCCTACTAAAGCCTCCTGGTATCAAATCTAGCACATGAGGTTAGAGAAATATTCCAATATTTACTTAATTGTTGTTAGCTTTAGGTGGAATACATAACCATGAGTGTCAAGAAACTCAGAATGGTAGTACAAGCTGACACAGCCATCAGCTCAATGTCAAGTTACAAATACACTTGTGACTTTAATTGAGCTCAGTGAGAAATGATGTGTGAACAAATGGCTGCCCCTGTGCTTTCGCCTGAGGTTTGCGTCTTGTCAGCCCTAAATATACTGAAGCCAATCCAGTTGTTTCCTGTATGGAGACAGATCTCCCAAGCCATGTTGTTTCTCATCTGTTTCTCCTGATGATACTGAGCCCTTAAGGGTAGTGGCAGCCTGTGAGGTTGTCCTCTTAGCCTAGTTCTTAACATAATTCCTCACTGCACCTCCCTGTAGAAGCTCAGTAGGACATCTGGACCTCTGGTGATGACAGGAAGAAGCAGGTCCCAGGTGTAGAAGATAGAGTACTGGTGCCACTAGTAAAACCGTGACCTCACACAAGACTGTCAAGCAGGATATTATGAAATATCAAAGTGTTCAGTGTTGATAGTGTTCCTCATTAAACTTGTGGTAATGTCCTTCGTGCTGAAAGAAATGTGTACCCCTGAAAGTTACTATTCATGCTTAAgcctttgatttttaaaattagctTTTTGATTCAACATTACCAGTTGTAAAATGCACTGTTTTGATGTTCAAATAAATTGTACCATACTCTttcccttaaacacacacacacacacacacacacacacacacacacacacacacacacacacacactggggtgGTGAAATATAATCGTTCTAGTAGTACACCCTTAACaaatccacccacccacagcaAAAGAGGAGAGTAACAATGCATTACCAGAAGCATTTTGATTGGATGGAATTCCAGATCATGCCATGTAGATGACCAATAATCACAGAAATATTCTGCATCTCCTGATAAAAGTTACtgccatctcacacacaaagacacacagtcCCGTAAACACTGTAGCTGTCCTGTGACATTAGCATTTTTTCACagcccacagacagacagacatttttaCTTATTAAAGGCCTTATTTTGTAAAGTGTTTTCTTCTTGTAAGAGAGAAATAATTCCTCTTTGAGAAATTCCCACATTACAATAAGGAATATGGAGGATATGGAGGAAAATGGATATGTGCTGCCAAGCATTtctacctctgtgtgtgtgttaggtcaTAGACTGTGCTTTGAGGCATTATATTAGtttaaaagagtttttttttttaattagtcacattatttaattttacctCTGTTGAATGTCCACATATACAGTATGGTTTGTGTTACAAATGAATGAGAGCACACAAGCTATGCATGTATGAGCAGGGACAAGTCTTTTCAAGTAGTTATTTATTAAAGGATCTGATAGGAGAAATGTTTACAGTTACTGTTATATTGaaagaaatgtatgtgtatgagagaaaacCATTCTCTCACTCATGGACTCATGTCCCTACATGCTTAAAGTTGCACTTTGGCTCCCAGGGA is a window from the Electrophorus electricus isolate fEleEle1 chromosome 9, fEleEle1.pri, whole genome shotgun sequence genome containing:
- the fgfbp1b gene encoding fibroblast growth factor-binding protein 1: MWLRGNLVVMLLLACFAQNVSTRDKDMREQRKGKKQVGDMVTYSKDVFKGTFSSKSQAQCTWIATGEKKYTLKVTCIPGPGKTREGITCEYTGDPTRCPAYATNKRNYWKQIARSLKKQKELCTDNRTLVRAGMCKRAQSDAHFKLTVPIASKHIKAVQSKPVHATTSRTVTIIKAEGPESTRTADCTEHNDHTKRAEETCGNAWASLCTFIFTFVQSGDC